One Nostocoides sp. HKS02 genomic window carries:
- a CDS encoding NADH-quinone oxidoreductase subunit A has product MSPYVVVAAVVAVGLLLFVAAMGARALLAPKAPTRAKLTTYESGVDPVGQGWAQSQIRYFVYAFLYVIFAVDAVYLFPWALVARSRLAGASLVEIAVFVGVILIGLVHAGRRGLLRWF; this is encoded by the coding sequence GTGTCGCCCTACGTCGTCGTCGCCGCCGTGGTCGCGGTCGGCCTGCTGCTGTTCGTGGCAGCCATGGGCGCCCGCGCGCTCCTCGCTCCCAAGGCGCCGACCCGCGCCAAGCTGACGACCTACGAGTCCGGCGTCGACCCGGTCGGCCAGGGTTGGGCCCAGAGCCAGATCCGCTACTTCGTGTACGCGTTCCTCTACGTCATCTTCGCGGTCGACGCGGTCTACCTCTTCCCCTGGGCACTGGTCGCGCGCAGCCGCCTTGCCGGGGCCTCTCTCGTCGAGATCGCGGTGTTCGTCGGTGTCATCCTCATCGGCCTGGTCCATGCGGGTCGTCGCGGTCTGCTGAGGTGGTTCTGA
- a CDS encoding NADH-quinone oxidoreductase subunit C gives MSDPTTLERQEVAPAEWVAAITRARDAAYTFFDWLSAVDQTDDGQAPGLDVVCHLMDGSTPRALRRTMIRTRVPEGQALASITGVFRGAAWHERETHEMFGLEFEGFDDGTGLGLRPLLLPDGFEGTPLRKSFVLAARASKAWPGAKEPGESEHTKPTGRRRVSAPGVPDPEWGPR, from the coding sequence ATGAGTGACCCGACGACCCTGGAGCGTCAGGAGGTGGCGCCCGCCGAGTGGGTGGCCGCGATCACGCGCGCCCGCGACGCGGCATACACGTTCTTCGACTGGCTGTCCGCCGTCGACCAGACCGACGACGGACAGGCGCCGGGACTCGACGTGGTCTGCCACCTCATGGACGGCTCGACCCCACGCGCCCTGCGGCGCACGATGATTCGCACCCGCGTGCCCGAGGGCCAGGCGCTCGCGAGCATCACCGGTGTCTTCCGGGGCGCAGCCTGGCACGAGCGTGAGACCCACGAGATGTTCGGCCTCGAGTTCGAAGGGTTCGACGACGGCACGGGTCTGGGGCTGCGCCCGCTGCTGCTGCCTGACGGCTTCGAGGGCACCCCGCTGCGCAAGTCGTTCGTGCTCGCTGCGAGGGCCTCGAAAGCCTGGCCCGGCGCCAAGGAGCCCGGCGAGAGCGAGCACACCAAGCCCACCGGGCGCCGCCGGGTCAGTGCACCAGGCGTCCCCGACCCCGAGTGGGGGCCGCGGTGA
- a CDS encoding DUF2087 domain-containing protein: MPTKVRKRLVVLDLIAQEFEVGRTYAETEANAVLRGFHPDVAALRRYLVEEEFLERRDGLYWRAGGTVQP, from the coding sequence ATGCCCACCAAGGTCCGCAAACGGCTCGTGGTCCTCGACCTGATCGCGCAGGAGTTCGAGGTCGGGCGGACCTATGCCGAGACCGAGGCGAACGCCGTCTTGCGCGGCTTTCACCCGGACGTCGCCGCCTTGCGCCGCTACCTCGTGGAGGAGGAGTTCCTGGAGCGGCGCGACGGCCTCTACTGGCGCGCCGGTGGCACCGTCCAGCCCTGA
- a CDS encoding NADH-quinone oxidoreductase subunit B, with protein MAPVSLPMPRVGAATDLAPTPIKVVLNWGRRYSLWVFNFGLACCAIEFIAASMARHDFIRLGVIPFAPGPRQADLMVVSGTVTDKMAPAVRRLYDQMPEPKYVISFGACSNSGGPYWDSYCVTKGVDTVIPVDVYVPGCPPRPEALLQGILKLQEKIAAESLSTKGIRAKYAGHRTASAGELSRGLVAPPAGTPHE; from the coding sequence ATGGCTCCGGTCAGCTTGCCCATGCCGCGGGTCGGCGCCGCGACCGACCTCGCACCGACCCCGATCAAGGTGGTCCTCAACTGGGGTCGGCGGTACTCCCTCTGGGTCTTCAACTTCGGCCTGGCCTGCTGCGCCATCGAGTTCATCGCGGCGTCCATGGCCAGGCACGACTTCATCCGGCTCGGCGTGATCCCCTTCGCCCCCGGCCCACGACAGGCTGACCTCATGGTCGTGAGTGGCACCGTGACCGACAAGATGGCGCCGGCCGTGCGACGCCTCTACGACCAGATGCCCGAACCCAAGTACGTGATCTCCTTCGGCGCCTGCTCGAACTCCGGCGGCCCCTACTGGGACTCGTACTGCGTCACCAAGGGTGTCGACACGGTGATCCCCGTGGACGTCTACGTCCCCGGCTGTCCGCCGCGGCCCGAGGCGCTGCTCCAGGGCATCCTCAAGCTCCAGGAGAAGATCGCCGCAGAGTCGTTGTCCACCAAGGGAATCCGCGCCAAGTATGCCGGTCACCGCACCGCCTCGGCCGGAGAGCTGAGTCGGGGCCTCGTGGCCCCGCCCGCCGGGACGCCCCATGAGTGA
- a CDS encoding glycoside hydrolase family 68 protein encodes MLRLDDLWVWDSWIADDGDLYHLFFLQAPRALGDPGQRHTAARVGHATSADLVTWDYLGECFGPAETGFDDLAIWTGSVAHDGEQWRMFYTAVSTAGHHIYDQRIGSAVSDDLHHWRRVSDQPAVRVDGQWYKTLANTPAPTEGPDLDGSSETWRDPLLIADPAGEGWHLLITARAREAGRNDDGVVAHATSPDLTTWTLGPPLCQPGAGFGQLEVLQDKQIDGRWVLVFTCHPQEMTPERIARTGEYCTWSVPGPGPLGPWDIDAARPFTAEPNLFAAPLVQQRDGSWVILGFRNLEPQGLDGFEISDPIPVTLDGDGYLIAR; translated from the coding sequence ATGCTGCGGCTGGACGACCTGTGGGTCTGGGATTCGTGGATCGCCGACGACGGCGACCTGTACCACCTCTTCTTCCTCCAGGCGCCGCGCGCGCTCGGTGACCCGGGCCAACGGCATACGGCGGCGCGGGTGGGCCACGCGACCTCGGCCGACCTCGTGACCTGGGACTACCTCGGCGAGTGCTTCGGGCCGGCCGAGACGGGCTTCGACGACCTGGCCATCTGGACCGGGTCGGTGGCCCACGACGGCGAGCAGTGGCGGATGTTCTACACGGCGGTCTCGACGGCAGGCCACCACATCTACGACCAACGGATCGGCTCGGCGGTCTCCGACGACCTGCACCACTGGCGACGTGTGTCCGACCAGCCGGCCGTGCGCGTCGATGGGCAGTGGTACAAGACCCTGGCCAACACCCCGGCACCGACCGAAGGCCCCGATCTCGACGGGTCGAGCGAGACCTGGCGTGACCCGCTGCTGATCGCCGACCCTGCTGGCGAGGGCTGGCACCTGTTGATCACGGCCCGCGCGCGCGAGGCCGGGCGCAACGACGACGGGGTCGTGGCTCACGCGACCAGCCCCGACCTCACGACCTGGACGCTGGGGCCGCCGTTGTGCCAGCCCGGTGCGGGCTTCGGCCAGCTCGAGGTCCTGCAGGACAAGCAGATCGACGGACGCTGGGTCCTGGTCTTCACCTGCCACCCCCAGGAGATGACCCCCGAGCGGATTGCCCGCACAGGCGAGTACTGCACCTGGTCCGTGCCCGGCCCCGGCCCGCTCGGGCCGTGGGACATCGACGCCGCCCGCCCGTTCACCGCCGAGCCGAACCTGTTCGCCGCGCCCCTGGTGCAGCAGCGCGACGGCTCGTGGGTGATCCTCGGCTTCCGCAACCTCGAACCCCAGGGGCTCGACGGGTTCGAGATCAGCGACCCGATCCCGGTGACCCTCGACGGGGACGGCTACCTCATCGCCCGATGA